Proteins encoded in a region of the Cytobacillus pseudoceanisediminis genome:
- a CDS encoding DUF1146 family protein, with protein sequence MVSGFGQQALISIMSHLVFIALAWWALQALRFETLLRANHVFQARVLYVLLSIVIGSAVSNFFLDYLLWSQQLPLILQNITFL encoded by the coding sequence ATGGTATCAGGATTTGGGCAACAGGCACTTATCAGCATTATGTCTCATCTGGTGTTTATTGCGCTGGCCTGGTGGGCACTTCAGGCACTGCGGTTCGAAACGCTATTGCGGGCGAATCATGTTTTTCAGGCAAGGGTACTGTATGTTCTGCTTTCCATTGTGATTGGATCAGCCGTAAGCAATTTCTTTCTCGATTATCTTCTATGGTCCCAGCAGCTGCCGCTTATTCTGCAGAACATCACCTTTCTTTAG
- a CDS encoding YwmB family TATA-box binding protein, with translation MKKLFMTLSIIAIIGFMMINIGNKTTVAKGELDLLTMASVLQGENILIKNWTLHAREKMENLQTLQEVKAFTDELQSKYPDWEWSFQRSEKAWEAEAIIMKTDTQSEAVKVLSTPTKGQVQTYVIYEAKGQGWKKEQSELAAELKSKISDIFRGNATIFSCIQGEFNDKMNKSLPDTAAQLLAAFNATEIEALKEDQFISASANSPLFGESIETNGNKMNMQLGLRTQGMGAKTNIVIGTPIITIEY, from the coding sequence ATGAAAAAATTATTCATGACATTATCCATTATTGCCATTATTGGTTTCATGATGATAAACATTGGGAATAAGACGACTGTAGCCAAAGGGGAGCTTGACCTGTTAACGATGGCCTCGGTTTTACAGGGCGAGAATATTTTAATCAAGAATTGGACTTTGCATGCGAGAGAAAAAATGGAAAACCTTCAAACCCTTCAGGAAGTGAAAGCATTCACCGATGAATTGCAGTCGAAATATCCTGATTGGGAATGGAGCTTTCAAAGATCAGAAAAGGCTTGGGAAGCAGAAGCTATTATTATGAAAACAGATACTCAGTCAGAAGCAGTAAAAGTTTTATCGACCCCCACAAAAGGTCAAGTTCAGACGTATGTGATTTATGAGGCCAAAGGTCAGGGGTGGAAGAAAGAACAAAGCGAACTGGCTGCAGAACTGAAAAGTAAGATTTCTGACATTTTTCGAGGAAATGCCACAATTTTCTCTTGTATCCAGGGTGAATTCAATGATAAGATGAATAAGTCTTTGCCTGATACTGCAGCTCAATTGCTGGCAGCTTTTAATGCAACAGAAATAGAAGCACTAAAAGAAGACCAATTTATTTCAGCATCAGCAAATTCACCGCTCTTTGGTGAATCCATTGAGACAAATGGCAATAAAATGAACATGCAGCTTGGATTACGGACACAAGGAATGGGCGCCAAGACAAACATAGTTATTGGCACACCCATCATTACGATTGAATATTAA
- the murA gene encoding UDP-N-acetylglucosamine 1-carboxyvinyltransferase produces the protein MDKIIVRGGNRLSGTVKVEGAKNAVLPVIAATLLASDGKSVIRDVPTLSDVYTINEVLRYLNAEVEFENNTVTVNASRELKVEAPFEYVRKMRASVLVMGSLLARNGRARVALPGGCAIGSRPIDQHLKGFEAMGAKVKVGNGFIEAEAPEGRLHGAKIYLDFPSVGATENIMMAATLAKGTTILENVAKEPEIVDLANFLNKMGAKVKGAGTGTIRIEGVDVLFGAEHNIIPDRIEAGTFMVAAAITGGDVLVKGAVPEHSASLIAKMEEMGVTFIEEAEGIRVLGPDKLKAADIKTMPHPGFPTDMQSQMMALLLHAQGTSVITETVFENRFMHVEEFRRMNADIKIEGRSVIMNGPSNLQGAEVAATDLRAAAALILTGLVADGVTRVTELKHLDRGYVNFHEKLAALGADIERVTEVEETPVNNSIVSDMNA, from the coding sequence TTGGATAAAATCATCGTCCGCGGCGGAAATAGGTTAAGCGGTACTGTCAAAGTAGAAGGAGCAAAAAACGCTGTCTTACCGGTTATCGCCGCAACACTGTTAGCAAGTGATGGCAAAAGCGTAATTCGTGATGTCCCAACACTCTCCGATGTATATACTATTAATGAAGTATTACGCTATTTAAACGCCGAAGTGGAGTTTGAAAATAATACAGTAACAGTAAATGCATCTCGAGAGTTGAAGGTAGAAGCACCTTTTGAATATGTACGCAAAATGCGTGCTTCAGTTTTAGTCATGGGATCTTTATTAGCAAGAAATGGCCGTGCCCGTGTGGCATTGCCAGGGGGCTGCGCAATTGGTTCCCGCCCGATCGATCAGCATTTAAAAGGCTTTGAAGCGATGGGTGCGAAAGTAAAGGTTGGTAATGGCTTTATTGAAGCGGAAGCACCAGAAGGCCGCTTGCATGGAGCAAAAATATATCTCGATTTCCCTAGTGTTGGTGCTACGGAAAACATTATGATGGCTGCAACATTAGCCAAAGGCACAACGATTTTGGAAAACGTAGCAAAGGAACCGGAAATTGTTGACTTAGCTAACTTCCTGAATAAAATGGGTGCCAAGGTTAAAGGGGCAGGAACTGGCACGATCCGCATTGAAGGCGTGGACGTACTGTTTGGTGCAGAGCACAACATCATTCCTGACCGCATTGAAGCAGGTACATTCATGGTAGCAGCTGCCATAACAGGCGGAGACGTTCTTGTAAAGGGTGCTGTTCCTGAGCATTCCGCTTCTTTGATCGCCAAGATGGAAGAAATGGGTGTTACCTTCATCGAAGAAGCTGAAGGAATTCGTGTACTGGGTCCAGATAAATTAAAGGCAGCTGATATTAAAACAATGCCTCACCCTGGCTTCCCGACAGACATGCAATCACAGATGATGGCCCTATTGCTTCATGCTCAGGGTACAAGTGTGATCACGGAAACTGTATTCGAAAACCGATTCATGCATGTGGAGGAATTCCGCCGCATGAACGCTGATATTAAAATTGAAGGCCGTTCTGTCATTATGAACGGACCAAGCAATCTGCAGGGTGCAGAAGTAGCTGCTACAGATCTTCGTGCAGCCGCTGCGTTGATCCTGACTGGATTGGTGGCAGATGGCGTAACACGCGTAACAGAGCTGAAGCATCTTGACCGCGGATACGTGAATTTCCACGAAAAGCTTGCTGCACTCGGTGCAGATATCGAACGTGTGACAGAAGTGGAAGAAACACCTGTTAATAACAGCATTGTTTCTGACATGAACGCGTAA